One segment of Carya illinoinensis cultivar Pawnee chromosome 13, C.illinoinensisPawnee_v1, whole genome shotgun sequence DNA contains the following:
- the LOC122292761 gene encoding root meristem growth factor 10 — protein sequence MSLHSCLLLFLLCLSLHACNARHLRAVDNNLEKKIHFSNENDEKMGFEYEISALSKVKSSPAKQHGEAKRGSIAGNPSNDSTTDQKRKETTTNQKIPRVEGKTPVSVQTESLASVSWRVPYKKPSEKNPGFNLDYSPPKTHPPSHN from the exons ATGTCACTCCATTCTtgccttcttcttttccttctatgCCTTTCTTTGCACGCATGTAATGCCCGGCATCTTCGTGCAGTTGACAACAATCTGGAAAAGAAGATCCACTTTTCCAACGAG AATGATGAGAAGATGGGTTTTGAATATGAGATTTCAGCTCTATCAAAGGTGAAGTCTTCCCCGGCAAAACAACATGGTGAGGCAAAAAGAGGTAGCATAGCTGGAAACCCTTCAAATGACAGTACTACTGATCAAAAGCGAAAAGAGACAACTACAAACCAGAAAATTCCTAGAGTGGAAGGAAAAACTCCAGTTTCTGTTCAAACTGAGTCTCTTGCATCGGTTTCTTGGCGTGTGCCTTACAAGAAACCCAGTGAAAAAAATCCTGGGTTCAACTTGGACTATTCACCACCAAAGACACACCCTCCTTCTCACAACTGA